The following coding sequences lie in one candidate division KSB1 bacterium genomic window:
- a CDS encoding YihY/virulence factor BrkB family protein: MFDPVQKTQNLFNSFAKFIQYDLWQKDFSHISRLRAAVYEEIKLIYLVFHSFLHDRSPIRASALVYSTLLGIAPLIAVAFSLFKGFGFHLRLEPALLKWAEPFGARSQEMIRQMITELDKTNLSAFGTAGMTFLLFSFLSIVTNIERAFNDIWRITHDRPLFRKFADYLVALFFIPVLLIGLPAFNAAIQTIPILSLIRHFPGLEWLLNKATPFFVVWLIFSFLYLFIPNTAVHFKSAVIGAFYAAVLWQASNFYFTRFLIQAYYTGIRAALFTGLAGFMLFLAWLYIGWIVVLLGAEISYVHQNEARVHSEIKKIKYCYALRERLALQVLLYIAERLYRGEEAADRNDICTRFHIPERLAIKILDTLLKLRLIYEIPSPSLNSRYTLARCPQHIRINDLLKGLRAQGEEMSAEEQTLYHQTVAAIQKKFENLIDKSFSSLTVQDLLRQATETQTA; this comes from the coding sequence TTGTTCGATCCTGTTCAAAAGACACAAAATCTGTTCAATTCATTCGCCAAGTTCATCCAATATGATCTTTGGCAAAAGGATTTCAGCCACATCTCCAGGCTGCGGGCGGCCGTCTATGAAGAAATCAAACTAATTTATCTGGTTTTTCACTCTTTTCTGCACGATCGATCTCCAATTCGAGCTTCGGCGCTTGTCTATTCCACCCTATTGGGCATTGCCCCGCTGATCGCCGTCGCCTTTTCGCTCTTTAAAGGTTTCGGCTTTCACCTTCGACTGGAACCGGCGCTGCTCAAATGGGCTGAACCTTTCGGTGCAAGATCGCAGGAAATGATTCGCCAAATGATCACCGAGTTGGACAAAACCAATCTTAGCGCCTTCGGTACGGCAGGCATGACCTTCCTGCTCTTCTCCTTTCTTTCAATCGTGACCAATATCGAGCGGGCCTTTAACGATATTTGGCGGATCACTCATGACCGGCCGCTGTTTCGTAAATTTGCCGACTATTTGGTTGCTCTTTTTTTCATTCCCGTTCTGTTGATCGGTCTCCCCGCTTTCAATGCCGCCATTCAAACGATTCCGATTCTGTCGCTGATTCGCCACTTTCCCGGTCTTGAATGGCTTTTGAACAAAGCAACGCCGTTCTTTGTCGTCTGGCTGATCTTTTCCTTTCTTTACCTGTTTATTCCAAACACCGCAGTCCATTTCAAATCGGCCGTCATAGGCGCCTTTTACGCCGCCGTCCTTTGGCAGGCCTCCAACTTTTACTTTACCCGTTTCCTCATCCAGGCCTATTATACCGGCATTCGTGCGGCACTTTTTACCGGATTGGCAGGATTCATGCTCTTTCTCGCCTGGCTCTATATCGGTTGGATTGTCGTATTGCTCGGCGCCGAAATCTCTTATGTGCATCAAAACGAGGCTCGCGTCCATTCGGAAATCAAAAAAATTAAATATTGTTATGCGCTCAGAGAGCGGCTCGCGCTGCAGGTTCTGCTCTATATCGCCGAGCGCCTCTATCGCGGCGAAGAAGCGGCCGACCGCAACGATATCTGCACGCGTTTTCACATTCCGGAACGCCTGGCGATAAAAATTCTTGATACGCTTCTCAAATTGCGGCTTATCTACGAAATTCCATCGCCGTCGTTAAATTCACGCTATACGCTCGCCCGCTGTCCGCAGCACATTCGCATTAACGATCTGCTCAAGGGACTACGGGCGCAAGGGGAAGAGATGTCAGCTGAAGAGCAGACGCTTTACCATCAAACCGTCGCCGCTATTCAGAAAAAGTTTGAGAACCTGATCGATAAGAGCTTCTCATCGCTTACCGTTCAGGATTTGCTCCGCCAAGCAACTGAGACGCAAACCGCTTAG
- a CDS encoding PTS sugar transporter subunit IIA, with protein sequence MDLKIKDIVKLLNVSEKTVYRWIQEKKIPCYRINHQYRFSRSEINEWILSKKIELSPRLYELAIAGRKTRFTDLLLKGDIYYNIPGNNPHDVLYYAVSQINTPEGLSKEEIANAVVNRERMMTTAIGRGIAIPHPRHPILSNEDDDRVAICFLQKPIDFGALDGRPVHTLFIVLVTLPKRHLEILSKISYLCSMDEFVRLLENRASKNEIISFVQRREEEWLNKIPTAI encoded by the coding sequence ATGGACCTAAAGATCAAAGACATCGTCAAGCTTTTAAACGTTTCAGAAAAAACGGTCTATCGATGGATACAGGAAAAGAAAATTCCCTGCTATCGTATTAACCATCAATATCGTTTCAGCCGTTCTGAAATCAATGAATGGATTTTAAGTAAAAAAATTGAACTTTCGCCCCGTCTTTATGAACTGGCTATAGCCGGTCGTAAAACGAGATTTACCGATTTATTGCTGAAAGGCGATATCTATTATAACATACCAGGCAATAACCCGCACGATGTTTTGTACTATGCGGTTTCACAAATTAATACGCCCGAAGGTCTTTCCAAAGAAGAAATCGCCAATGCGGTCGTGAATCGAGAAAGAATGATGACCACCGCCATCGGCCGCGGAATTGCCATCCCGCATCCTCGTCATCCGATTCTTTCGAATGAAGATGACGACCGGGTTGCGATCTGTTTTTTGCAAAAGCCTATCGATTTCGGCGCCTTGGACGGCCGGCCGGTACATACGCTTTTTATTGTGCTTGTCACTTTGCCCAAGCGCCATTTGGAGATCCTATCCAAGATATCCTATTTATGCAGCATGGATGAGTTTGTGAGACTCTTGGAAAATCGTGCGTCGAAAAATGAAATCATCTCTTTTGTTCAGCGACGCGAAGAGGAATGGCTTAACAAGATCCCGACGGCGATATGA
- a CDS encoding proton-conducting transporter membrane subunit, translating into MTTFIIGAVLNFISGFWTYLLPKRLKGIAGFIFLLGGSLLVLFSSVHVLLNGSELSAGYQWSELIGPVFFRIDSVAALFLVLITLGGLAASFYSISYMEMYQNEERASLSGYYALLGILISAMQAVVVVQNGLVFLVVWEIMSLASFFLVNFEHWNSQVRSAAVYYLVAMQVGAALLLTAFAWSYALTGSWDFAGFKTISDSRAQVLFLLFFIGFAFKAGFVPFHTWLPSAHPAAPSGVSALMSGVMIKTGIYGILRTYLIFGVPSKSTAFFVILISLISGLYGVLHATAQHDLKKLLAFHSIENIGIIGLGIGFGMLGQATGLQTAAAACFLGALLHTFNHFTFKSLLFFAAGSVYTKTHTRNIEQMGGLIHRMPLTGILFLIGALAISGLPLFSGFISEFSIYFGMINHFSNAAVAQIVLSIAGIAGLALIGAIAALCFSKAFGITFLGISRNPAHEPVDEAVGSMKIPMLFLAAIIVFIGLAAPLALPVFKYPLGQMTPLSTDVWQNLLETFGILSRGLLLFALFILIIAALRSLLLKGKIARYKTWDCGWQGT; encoded by the coding sequence ATGACCACCTTCATCATCGGTGCAGTTCTCAATTTTATTTCCGGTTTTTGGACCTACCTCCTGCCTAAACGACTTAAAGGCATTGCAGGCTTTATTTTTCTGCTCGGCGGATCATTGCTTGTTTTATTTTCTTCAGTTCATGTCCTTTTGAACGGTTCTGAGCTTTCCGCTGGTTATCAGTGGTCCGAATTGATCGGTCCCGTCTTTTTTCGCATCGACTCGGTTGCAGCGCTTTTCCTTGTACTCATTACCCTGGGGGGACTGGCCGCGTCGTTTTATTCCATATCATATATGGAAATGTATCAAAATGAAGAGCGGGCCTCCCTTTCAGGTTATTATGCATTGCTGGGGATATTGATCTCGGCTATGCAGGCTGTCGTTGTCGTTCAAAACGGCCTGGTTTTTCTCGTAGTTTGGGAAATTATGTCCCTGGCTTCATTTTTCCTGGTGAATTTCGAGCACTGGAACTCTCAAGTACGATCGGCGGCTGTCTATTATTTGGTTGCCATGCAGGTCGGCGCTGCTCTGTTGCTGACGGCATTTGCCTGGTCCTATGCCCTTACCGGGAGTTGGGATTTTGCCGGCTTTAAGACCATCTCAGATTCGCGTGCCCAGGTGCTCTTCCTGCTTTTTTTCATCGGTTTCGCATTTAAAGCAGGTTTTGTACCGTTTCATACTTGGCTCCCCTCCGCGCATCCTGCGGCGCCGAGCGGCGTCTCTGCGCTGATGTCCGGCGTGATGATCAAGACAGGTATATACGGGATCCTTCGGACCTATTTGATTTTCGGCGTTCCGTCAAAGAGTACCGCTTTCTTTGTTATCCTCATCAGTCTTATCTCCGGACTGTACGGCGTTCTTCATGCCACCGCACAGCACGATCTTAAAAAGCTGCTTGCTTTCCATAGTATCGAAAACATCGGCATTATCGGCTTGGGCATAGGATTCGGCATGCTTGGTCAAGCAACCGGACTGCAGACGGCTGCCGCAGCCTGTTTTCTCGGCGCTTTGCTGCATACTTTTAATCACTTTACCTTTAAAAGCCTGCTGTTTTTCGCTGCCGGGTCGGTTTATACAAAAACTCATACCCGCAATATTGAACAAATGGGCGGGCTGATCCACAGGATGCCCTTGACCGGCATCCTGTTTTTGATCGGTGCCCTTGCCATCAGCGGATTACCGCTTTTCAGCGGCTTTATCAGCGAATTTTCCATCTATTTCGGCATGATCAATCATTTTTCAAATGCGGCGGTTGCGCAGATCGTCCTGAGCATTGCCGGAATAGCCGGTCTTGCGCTCATCGGCGCCATAGCGGCTCTGTGTTTCAGCAAAGCATTCGGCATAACGTTCCTCGGCATCAGCCGCAATCCTGCTCATGAACCTGTTGATGAAGCGGTGGGCTCTATGAAAATTCCCATGCTGTTTTTGGCTGCAATCATCGTTTTTATCGGACTCGCCGCTCCGCTCGCCCTGCCGGTCTTTAAATACCCTCTCGGGCAAATGACGCCTCTGTCAACGGACGTATGGCAGAATTTGCTCGAGACCTTCGGGATATTGAGCCGAGGTCTTTTGTTGTTCGCCCTTTTCATTCTGATAATTGCTGCATTGCGCAGCCTGCTGTTAAAAGGCAAAATCGCGCGATACAAAACATGGGACTGCGGTTGGCAGGGCAC
- a CDS encoding NADH-quinone oxidoreductase subunit H, whose translation MVIRLGLYLFVLSSPFYLLGVINRTKALWAGRKGAPLLQSFHEFRKLMRKGEVVSSSSSFVFQVAPTVNFAAVITAALILPLPGHKAFLSFTGDFIFFSYILALAKFFMVIAALDTGSSFEGMGAAREMTFSTLVEPAFFLMIGSLALLTGRTSFGEMFSSFGGVTGDALLLKILLPALLAVMILTEGARVPVDDPNTHLELTMIHEVMLLDHSGPDLAFMIYSSALKMVLLIVLGINFLFAQVMGGLASLLILAGGVTVAGIGIGLIESWFARLRMSHIPQFILLMSALAMAAFAIVIFYLHGGF comes from the coding sequence ATGGTGATTCGCCTCGGTCTCTATCTTTTTGTGCTGAGCTCGCCCTTTTATCTTTTGGGAGTGATCAATCGAACAAAAGCGCTTTGGGCCGGACGAAAAGGAGCGCCGTTGCTGCAGTCTTTCCATGAATTCCGGAAATTGATGCGCAAGGGCGAGGTCGTCAGTTCATCGTCATCGTTCGTGTTCCAAGTCGCCCCGACAGTCAATTTTGCTGCGGTGATCACTGCCGCTCTCATTTTGCCTTTGCCGGGTCATAAAGCCTTTCTCAGTTTTACCGGAGATTTTATTTTCTTTTCCTATATCCTGGCGCTGGCAAAATTTTTCATGGTGATTGCCGCTTTGGATACGGGAAGCAGCTTTGAAGGCATGGGCGCGGCTCGTGAAATGACCTTTTCGACTTTGGTGGAACCGGCTTTTTTTCTGATGATCGGATCGCTTGCTCTGCTGACCGGCCGCACGTCTTTCGGCGAAATGTTTTCTTCCTTCGGCGGCGTGACCGGTGATGCGCTCCTGCTGAAGATCCTTCTGCCTGCCTTGCTGGCCGTCATGATTCTGACCGAAGGGGCGAGGGTGCCGGTGGATGATCCCAATACTCATCTGGAGCTAACCATGATTCATGAGGTCATGCTCCTCGATCATTCGGGTCCCGATCTGGCCTTTATGATCTATTCTTCGGCCTTGAAAATGGTTCTTTTGATCGTTCTCGGCATTAATTTCCTCTTTGCACAGGTAATGGGAGGATTAGCTTCGCTCCTCATCCTGGCCGGCGGCGTTACGGTCGCCGGAATCGGCATAGGATTGATCGAGTCTTGGTTTGCCCGCCTGCGCATGTCGCATATTCCGCAGTTTATTCTTTTGATGTCGGCACTGGCGATGGCTGCTTTTGCAATCGTGATATTTTACTTGCATGGAGGGTTTTGA